The Thioalkalivibrio thiocyanodenitrificans ARhD 1 nucleotide sequence CCCGCACTCGAGAAAGCGCAGCAGTTTTGCCTGACAGTTCAGGGGCAGCTCGCCGATCTCGTCCAGAAACAGCGTACCGCCGGCGGCGGCCCGGATTCTCCCCGGCTGATGGGTGAGGGCCCCGGTAAACGCCCCGCGGCGGTGGCCGAACAGTTCCGACTCGATCAGCTGCTCCGGCAGCGCGGCGCAATTGATGGTGGCCATGGGGGCATGGCTGCGCCGGCTGGCGCCGTGGATGGCGCGTGCCATGAGTTCCTTTCCGGTCCCGCTCTCACCGTGGATGAGCACCGTGACGTCCACATGGGCAACGATGCGTGCGGCATTGACCACGGCCTGGAGTTCCGGGGATTCCCCAATGAGCAGGTCATCGAAGTCATTGGTCATGGTTGTCTCCATGCCTCGTGGGATGAGTTGGGCATCCGCCTGTTCCCGCCGGGAGCCTGCCTGCCCGTTGCGGGCCGTCAGGGGGCAGGCACTGTGCCAATGCTACCGTCATACGCCCGTCAACGGCTTGACTTCGGTCATGAGGCAGGTGAATGCCGGGGTTGATACCATCGGCCAGCGGTGTAGGCAGTCGGTCCCCGGTGAGACACGGGCTCGAGGCCGCCCGGGAGAAGGGGGCGGGTGTGCATTCTCCGTCCGTGCCCGGAACCATGCTGGCGGATGCCCCGGTGGCAATGAATCAGTGGTCCGGTTGTTCCAGCAGCTTCTTCCTGATGCGCGTGATATAGGACCAGGTGATGCCGCCCAGGAAGCAGGCGATCCCAATGGCGGAGAGTGCCAGACGCAGGAATCCCTTCTGCTCCTCCTGCGCTATGTTCGTCTCCGCCAGCAGTACGAGTCCGCCGATCAGGACCAGGAGGATCGAACCCAGGGAATGCCATCGGAGTTTCTTTCGGGTCTCGTCGATCTCCGCCCGTCGCCGGTCGTCGTTCTCGGGTTCATGGAGGGAATTGATGGGGGCGCCGCACTGGGGACAGGATGGTGCGAAGGGGTCGACTTTCGTTCCGCATTCGGGGCAATTGATCAATGCCATACTCATGCATCTCCGGGATCCCGGCCCGCCTCGACTGCGCAGAGGCATGCGCATGCGAGCCCTCGAACGGTTGCTGTCGGCTGCAGGCATTCAGGTGGGGCACAGTGCCGGGGAGAGAGTGTAGCAGGTGCCGGCCCCGGCCCGCATGCGCGATGGCGAGCGGCCGGAAACAGAAACGGCGATCCCGGGCATGCCGTAAATCGCCGTTTCTGAAGCGGTTTCTGGTGGGCGGTACTGGGATTGAACCAGTGACCCCTGCCGTGTGAAGGCAGTGCTCTACCGCTGAGCTAACCGCCCAGGAAGCGCGTCATATTAATGATCGGGTGGTGAGGCGTCAATGGTGGGCGGGGTACGGACATGAACGAGTATCTGTTTGTTTACGGGACATTACTGGGGGGGGCGCCCGACCCGGAGGTCAACCGGGTGGTGCGCAGCCACTGCCGCGATGCGGGCGCGGCGTCGGTGGCGGGGCGGCTGTACCGGTTCGACTGGTATCCCGGCCTCGTGCCGGATCGGGAAGACCCGCCACGGCGCGTCAGCGGCCGCCTGCTGCGGATCCAGGCACCGGAACGCTGCTGGCCCGTGCTGGATGCATATGAGGGGTATCGTCCCGGCGCGCCCGACAAGAGTGAGTTCGTTCGGCGGCGGATCGTTGCGCGCAGGGAACCCGAGGGTGAAGCCCTGGAAGCGTGGGTCTATGTCTACAACGGCGCAACGGGCGCAGGTCGCCCCATCGTGTCCTGGCCGTCCCCGGGCAGATGCGGATGAGCACCGCGAACCCCAACGGGCCGGTCTTGTCGGAGGTCCGGTGTGCCGGGGATCGTTTCTCGGCCGGAGCTACGCCCGCGTGTAGGTCCGCTGCACGTAGGCATCCACCAGTGCCTGGAACTCCTCGGCGATGTGATCCCCCTTCAGGGTGACGGTCTTTTCGCCGTCTTCGTAGACCGGCGCCACGGGCACTTCACCGGTGCCGGGCAGGCTGATGCCGATGTTGGCGTGCCTGCTCTCCCCGGGCCCGTTGACCACGCAGCCCATCACCGCCACCGTCATCTCCTCCACGCCCGGGTAATGTTTGCGCCACTCGGGCATCTGGTGGCGGATGTAGGACTGGATGTCCTGGGCCAGATGCTGGAAGTACTCGCTGGAGGTGCGCCCGCAGCCGGGGCAGGCCACCACGGACGGCAGGAAGCTGCGCAGGCCCAGGCTTTGCAGGATCTCCTGGGCGACGAGCACCTCCTGGGTCCGGTCCCCGCCGGGTTCCGGGGTGAGCGAGATGCGGATGGTGTCGCCGATGCCCTGCTGCAGCAGCACGGCCAGCGCCGCCGTCGAGGCCACGATGCCCTTGACGCCCATGCCGGCCTCGGTGAGCCCCAGGTGCAGGGGATAGTCGCAGCGTGCGGCGAGATCCGTGTAGACACGGATCAGGGGCTGCACGCCGCTCATCTTGCACGAGAGAATGATGCGGTCGTGGGGCAGGCCGATCTCCTCGGCCCGTGCGGCGCTCTCGAGCGCTGAGGTGATCAGTGCCTCGCGGGTCACGTCCTCCAGTTCCATGGGTTCGGGCCGTGCGGCGTTCTCGTCCAGCAGGCGCGCGAGCAGGTCCTGGTCCAGGCTGCCCCAGTTCACGCCGATGCGCACGGGCTTGTCGTAAC carries:
- a CDS encoding zinc ribbon domain-containing protein, which produces MSMALINCPECGTKVDPFAPSCPQCGAPINSLHEPENDDRRRAEIDETRKKLRWHSLGSILLVLIGGLVLLAETNIAQEEQKGFLRLALSAIGIACFLGGITWSYITRIRKKLLEQPDH
- a CDS encoding gamma-glutamylcyclotransferase family protein; the protein is MNEYLFVYGTLLGGAPDPEVNRVVRSHCRDAGAASVAGRLYRFDWYPGLVPDREDPPRRVSGRLLRIQAPERCWPVLDAYEGYRPGAPDKSEFVRRRIVARREPEGEALEAWVYVYNGATGAGRPIVSWPSPGRCG
- the ispG gene encoding flavodoxin-dependent (E)-4-hydroxy-3-methylbut-2-enyl-diphosphate synthase, which encodes MTSRNPAIARHATVPVQIGPVTVGGDAPVVVQSMTNTDTADVMRTVVQVAELARAGSELVRVTVNNEQAAAAVPEIRERLDAMGLNVPLVGDFHFNGHKLLAKHPACAEALAKLRINPGNVGRGAKRDTQFAQMIEIACRYDKPVRIGVNWGSLDQDLLARLLDENAARPEPMELEDVTREALITSALESAARAEEIGLPHDRIILSCKMSGVQPLIRVYTDLAARCDYPLHLGLTEAGMGVKGIVASTAALAVLLQQGIGDTIRISLTPEPGGDRTQEVLVAQEILQSLGLRSFLPSVVACPGCGRTSSEYFQHLAQDIQSYIRHQMPEWRKHYPGVEEMTVAVMGCVVNGPGESRHANIGISLPGTGEVPVAPVYEDGEKTVTLKGDHIAEEFQALVDAYVQRTYTRA